In the Acidimicrobiia bacterium genome, one interval contains:
- a CDS encoding ribbon-helix-helix domain-containing protein, with translation MFSERTQVLLTPAQRHRLERLAEDRQLSMGALIREAIDAYTVPAIRIGSEAAELLFSLEAPVDDWEVMKDEILRGATA, from the coding sequence ATGTTTTCTGAACGAACTCAGGTGCTGCTCACTCCTGCCCAGCGGCATCGGCTCGAACGACTGGCAGAGGACCGACAGCTCTCGATGGGAGCGTTGATCCGCGAGGCGATAGACGCATACACCGTTCCGGCAATCCGAATAGGGAGCGAAGCGGCGGAGCTTCTGTTTTCGCTCGAGGCTCCGGTCGACGACTGGGAGGTCATGAAGGACGAGATCCTCCGTGGAGCCACGGCGTGA
- a CDS encoding PIN domain-containing protein, which produces MFAAGASHPMRQPCRELIDAVVDGRLDAAVSLEVVQEILHRFSGSGRRDVGAAMAKAILDLFAPVLPITERMMRRMPALFAEYEDLSARDLVHVATCMEVRIDVIVSQTEDSTRSRVFAVSTQATPRPCSSSPNPSPEVSY; this is translated from the coding sequence ATGTTCGCGGCAGGAGCGTCGCATCCGATGCGACAGCCGTGCAGGGAGTTGATCGATGCGGTTGTCGACGGTCGGCTCGATGCAGCCGTCTCGCTGGAGGTGGTGCAAGAGATTCTCCATCGCTTCTCAGGCTCGGGGCGGCGGGATGTGGGTGCGGCAATGGCAAAAGCGATACTCGACCTGTTCGCTCCGGTGCTGCCGATCACCGAGCGGATGATGCGACGTATGCCGGCTCTGTTCGCCGAGTACGAGGACCTGTCGGCGCGTGATCTGGTGCACGTCGCTACCTGTATGGAGGTGCGCATCGATGTGATCGTGAGCCAGACCGAGGATTCGACCAGGTCGAGGGTCTTCGCCGTATCGACCCAGGCGACGCCACGGCCGTGCTCCTCTAGTCCAAACCCCTCGCCAGAAGTCTCCTATTGA
- a CDS encoding trypsin-like serine protease: protein MRKLSILALVGAMSIVLALPGGAITNGERTDDHPEVVLIIMDVDGEPAYRCSGALMSPTIVLTAGHCAGAPGEFTGLRVFTEADVQNGDNDYPFGGGNNTIEVKNWAAHPDYPDFPFFVNDVGVLELEEPYVIDSSNYASLPEVNALDALNTRRGRENVTFNAVGYGLQRINPVFVESDRARYEASPRLIQINVPGFTGDFSMLLSNNHSTGGTCFGDSGGPNYFGDGTDRVVAAVTSFGINGNCAGTGGVFRVDRENVQEFIYDFRDNPYTP from the coding sequence GTGAGAAAGCTATCCATCCTGGCGCTGGTTGGCGCTATGTCAATTGTCCTGGCATTGCCAGGCGGGGCCATTACCAACGGTGAGCGCACCGACGACCACCCAGAGGTCGTTCTGATCATCATGGATGTCGACGGAGAACCTGCATACCGATGCTCCGGCGCGTTGATGAGTCCAACCATCGTATTGACCGCCGGCCACTGTGCAGGCGCCCCGGGCGAGTTCACCGGTCTCCGTGTGTTCACAGAGGCTGACGTCCAGAACGGCGACAACGACTACCCCTTTGGGGGCGGAAACAACACGATCGAGGTGAAGAACTGGGCGGCCCATCCGGACTATCCCGACTTCCCCTTCTTCGTCAACGACGTCGGCGTACTCGAGTTGGAGGAACCGTACGTAATCGATTCCAGCAACTATGCCAGTCTTCCCGAAGTGAATGCACTCGATGCGCTGAACACGAGGCGCGGTCGGGAGAACGTGACATTCAATGCCGTCGGCTACGGTCTGCAGCGGATCAATCCCGTGTTTGTCGAGAGCGATCGTGCCAGGTATGAGGCATCGCCTCGTCTGATCCAGATCAACGTCCCGGGATTCACCGGCGACTTCTCAATGCTGCTGTCGAACAACCATTCGACCGGGGGCACGTGTTTCGGCGACTCCGGGGGGCCAAACTACTTCGGCGACGGCACGGATCGTGTCGTGGCAGCGGTGACATCATTTGGGATCAACGGCAATTGCGCTGGTACCGGCGGAGTGTTCCGTGTGGATCGCGAGAACGTCCAGGAATTCATCTACGACTTCAGAGACAACCCCTACACGCCGTAG